In one Arachis duranensis cultivar V14167 chromosome 9, aradu.V14167.gnm2.J7QH, whole genome shotgun sequence genomic region, the following are encoded:
- the LOC107467640 gene encoding formate--tetrahydrofolate ligase (The sequence of the model RefSeq protein was modified relative to this genomic sequence to represent the inferred CDS: added 150 bases not found in genome assembly) has protein sequence MSSSKTVRKLEVVSPVPADIDIANSVEPLHISEIAKDLNLTPNHYDLYGKYKAKVLLSVLDELQGSKDGYYVVVGGITPTPLGEGKSTTTVGLCQALGAFLDKKVVTCLRQPSQGPTFGIKGGAAGGGYSQVIPMDEFNLHLTGDIHAITAANNLLAAAIDTRIFHESTQSDKALFNRLCPPNKEGKRSFSDVMFRRLKKLGISKTNPDDLTPEEVNKFARLDIDPESITWRRVMDINDRFLRKITIGQGPEEKGMVRETGFDISVASEIMAVLALTTSLSDMRERLGKMVVGISKRGDPVTADDLGLGGALTVLMKDAIHPTLMQTLEGTPVLVHAGPFANIAHGNSSIVADKIALKLVGPGGFVVTEAGFGADIGTEKFMNIKCRYSGLTPQCAIVVATIRALKMHGGGPAVVAGKPLDHAYLSENVDLVEAGCVNMARHISNTKAYGVNVVVAINKFSTDTEAELNAVKNAALAAGAFDAVICTHHAHGGKGAVDLAIAVQKACENVSQPLKFLYPLEHGIKEKIEAIAKSYGASGVEYSEQAEKQIEMYSKQGFSQLPICMAKTQYSFSDNAAAKGAPSGFILPIRDVRASIGAGFIYPLVGTMSTMPGLPTRPCFYDIDLDTATGKVIGLS, from the exons ATGAGTTCGTCAAAGACAGTGAGGAAGTTGGAGGTTGTGTCCCCTGTTCCTGCGGACATAGACATTGCTAACTCAGTTGAACCTCTTCACATCTCTGAGATTGCCAAGGATCTCAATCTCACTCCCAATCACTATGATCTTTACGGTAAATATAAGGCTAAG GTAGTGACATGCCTTCGGCAACCGTCACAAGGACCTACTTTTGGAATCAAAGGAGGTGCAGCTGGTGGTGGTTACAGTCAAGTGATTCCGATGGATGAGTTTAATCTTCACCTAACTGGAGACATTCATGCAATAACTGCAGCAAACAATCTCCTAGCTGCTGCAATCGATACCAGGATTTTCCATGAGTCTACACAGTCAGATAAGGCTCTCTTTAACCGATTATGCCCTCCGAACAAAGAAGGTAAAAGGAGCTTTAGTGATGTCATGTTTAGGCGTCTCAAGAAACTTGGCATCTCAAAGACAAACCCAGATGATCTCACGCCAGAAGAAGTAAATAAATTTGCTAGGCTTGATATTGACCCGGAATCTATCACATGGAGAAGAGTAATGGACATTAATGACCGGTTCCTAAGAAAAATTACCATTGGCCAGGGACCTGAAGAGAAAGGAATGGTAAGAGAAACAGGATTTGATATTTCAGTTGCTAGTGAGATTATGGCTGTTTTGGCACTAACAACATCATTATCTGATATGAGAGAAAGGCTTGGAAAGATGGTTGTTGGTATTAGCAAGAGGGGTGATCCTGTAACTGCTGATGATCTTGGTCTTGGAGGTGCTTTAACCGTTCTAATGAAGGATGCAATTCACCCTACACTCATGCAGACTCTGGAAGGAACACCTGTTCTTGTTCACGCGGGACCATTTGCAAACATTGCTCACGGGAACTCTTCCATTGTTGCTGATAAGATTGCATTGAAGTTGGTAGGGCCAGGTGGATTTGTAGTTACTGAAGCTGGTTTTGGTGCTGACATTGGAACAGAAAAGTTCATGAACATTAAGTGCAGATATAGTGGCTTGACACCTCAGTGTGCCATAGTCGTGGCAACAATAAGGGCTCTGAAAATGCATGGTGGAGGGCCAGCTGTTGTTGCTGGAAAGCCTCTGGACCATGCATATTTGTCTGAAAATGTTGATCTGGTGGAAGCTGGTTGTGTGAATATGGCAAGGCATATATCAAACACAAAAGCTTATGGTGTTAATGTCGTGGTTGCTATCAACAAGTTCTCAACTGATACGGAAGCTGAATTAAACGCAGTTAAAAACGCAGCTTTAGCTGCTGGTGCCTTTGATGCTGTAATTTGTACCCATCATGCCCATGGTGGCAAAGGAGCA GTTGACCTGGCTATTGCGGTTCAAAAAGCTTGCGAGAATGTGTCACAACCACTGAAGTTCCTGTATCCTCTGGAACACGGCATAAAAGAGAAAATCGAAGCAATAGCAAAGTCCTACGGAGCCAGTGGCGTCGAGTACTCAGAACAG GCTGAGAAACAGATTGAGATGTATAGCAAGCAAGGATTTTCGCAGCTACCAATATGCATGGCTAAGACTCAGTATTCATTCTCAGACAATGCTGCAGCAAAGGGAGCTCCAAGTGGCTTCATCTTACCCATAAGGGATGTTAGAGCCAGCATTGGAGCTGGTTTCATTTATCCATTGGTTGGAACAATGAGCACCATGCCAGGGCTTCCAACTAGACCATGCTTCTATGACATTGATCTTGATACCGCAACTGGAAAAGTCATTGGTCTCTCTTGA